A single Xiphias gladius isolate SHS-SW01 ecotype Sanya breed wild chromosome 22, ASM1685928v1, whole genome shotgun sequence DNA region contains:
- the tmod4 gene encoding tropomodulin-4 yields the protein MSDPRDIDEDAILKGLSAEELDQLDYELQEMDPENALLPAGLRQRDQTKKSPTGPFDRDALMQHLEKEAMEHQDRDDLVPFTGEKKGKAFVPKKAAEIPEHEQVILEPELEEALKNATDAEMCDIAAILGMYTLMSNKQYYDALGTTGTIANTEGINSVVKPDPFKIFPDEPPNPTNVEETLERIHSNDSSLTDVNLNNIKDIPIPTLKEIFEAMKGNSHVESLSIAATRSNDPVAYACAEMLQENTSLQSLNIESNFITADGMMAIIKAMANNATLVELKIDNQRQKLGDSVEMEIASMLENNSSILKFGYHFTQQGPRARAAMAITQNNDMIRQQRLR from the exons ATGTCGGACCCCAGGGACATCGACGAGGACGCCATCCTCAAGGGCCTCAGCGCTGAGGAGCTGGACCAGCTGGATTATGAGCTGCAGGAGATGGACCCCGAG AATGCCCTGCTGCCAGCTGGCCTCCGGCAGCGTGACCAGACGAAGAAGAGCCCGACGGGGCCGTTTGACCGTGATGCCCTAATGCAGCACCTGGAGAAGGAGGCCATGGAGCACCAGGACAGGGACGACCTGGTGCCCTTCACTGGGGAGAAGAAAG GAAAGGCCTTCGTGCCCAAGAAGGCGGCGGAGATCCCCGAGCACGAGCAGGTGATCCTGGAGCCGGAGCTGGAGGAGGCTCTGAAAAACGCCACTGATGCTGAGATGTGTGATATTGCAG CTATCCTTGGTATGTACACGCTAATGAGCAACAAGCAGTACTACGATGCTCTGGGCACCACAGGCACGATCGCCAACACGGAGGGCATCAACA GTGTGGTGAAACCAGACCCATTCAAGATCTTTCCCGATGAGCCACCCAACCCCACCAACGTGGAGGAAACCCTGGAGAGAATCCACAGCAATGACAGCAGCCTGACAGATGTCAACCTCAACAACATCAAG GACATTCCCATCCCGACACTGAAAGAGATCTTCGAGGCGATGAAGGGAAACTCTCACGTGGAGTCTCTGAGCATCGCTGCGACCCGCAGCAACGACCCCGTGGCCTAC gcaTGTGCTGAGATGCTGCAGGAGAACACCAGCTTGCAGAGTCTTAACATCGAATCCAACTTCATTACTGCAGACGGCATGATGGCGATCATCAAAGCGATGGCCAACAACGCCACACTGGTGGAGCTCAAGATCGACAACCAg AGGCAGAAGCTGGGAGATTCAGTTGAGATGGAGATCGCCTCCATGTTGGAGAACAACTCCAGCATCCTCAAGTTCGGCTACCACTTCACCCAACAGGGTCCCCGCGCCAGAGCCGCCATGGCCATCACACAGAACAACGACATGA TTCGTCAGCAGAGATTAAGATGA